The sequence AAATGTTGATCATTGATGTTGTGCTGTGTCGAAACACTGCcttgaaagaaaaatttgggGTGACCTTTTATGTCGTTGCTCTCCAAAGTTAACACAACTTTCCCAACTCAAATATGCAACTAGCAAGAGTAAGGAGTGGaatcaaaagaaaataatgagAGAAAAGCAGAGAAAGTAATTAGGAAGAACCCCAATGCaaaatcttttctttaaataaaaaaatataaaaaagaataataattttttaattgtaaaatgtattaaataataatagtacAAATAATAGTCATTCTCAACAAGTATAATATGATACATTTTTTAGGAGAAATACGTTGACTAGCCAAAGCGAAGAAGGGTAGTGTTTTGCACTTTCATTTCACAGAGTATGTTCTTACTAAATAAGTCTAAATTTAAAGAGCGGGCGTTTTTGACACTTCATTGAGAAGTGTTAGGATTGTCCAAGTCCCGTCCAACTTGGAACGTGAAGGACACGTAATAGGGGAATGATAGTATAcacatttttttcctttttcttttgacaCCGTATAGGTAGGAAATTGAATCTCTAGTCTCAAAGAAATTGATAGTACAAAATTTATATCACTAGAACGATACACATTTGATAAAgaaaagtttaaattgataggtgtggaaataaatttaattaatttttgtatcaACACACATTCCTGCAATTGTTAATGGATataatttatgaatttttattttgagttgACATAAAAATTGAATCAATAAGAataattttggattttttttaactttttaatagTTTATAAGTATCTTTGAATTAAACAATGCTCTAATGGTTTTTATCTAAAACTAACGGTAATTGTTTTGaacatttttttaatgtttaagggtatttttaaaacttttgacAATTTGaggtatttttgaaacttttgaaagtttaaggatattttttacacaaaatacaaagcttaaggacctttttttcatatatatatatatataattcaaccAACTTTTAGTTAAATAACAATACAATATTCaatttatatcatatatatagtTCTTGAACTTTAAAGAATAAATTATAGATAACGACATCTATCTAATACGAAATACccaatatttttcttaaaaaaaaaacgatataACTATTggctataaagaaaaaaaaattgaagagtAAACAAGGTGAAAGGGCAGTGCCCATACACCAAGGATGTATTAATGGAAAAAGAAGTTACATTGAAATTCCGAAGTtcaatttgaaataatttgtGTCTAATACAATGGCTAatttctaagtttttttttaatatatattttacgAGATTTTTAGATACTAAACTGCAAGCTTATCAACTTCTCTACGGACGAATTAAAACTTTCTCAAACCTCTAAAATTATATTCTCTTATGAAACCTCTCAAAGGTAAAAAGAAACTGAATTCCAAGTTCCTGGATTAAAAGTTATATTTTACCctacaaaattatatataaattaattggattaagaaaaaaaagttttttcacTCTGTTTAAGTGAAGTCTGCGTTTTGAAGTAGACGGACCATAAAGAAGGATTTATGTTAAGAAGGAAGTAGTAATTACTAAGTATAAGTAGTATTACATGTTTTGAGGAGGAGAATGCATTCTGTCTAGGCAACCCTAAATTTAAAGAGTGGGTGTTTTGACACTTCATTGAATGTTAGGATTGTCCAAATCGCGTCAACAATTTGGAACGCGAAGGACACTTCTGAATGGGGGGCATGATAGaatatatgttttctttttcctttttctttttacaccATATTAGGTGGAAAATTGAGTGTCTAATGTCAACAAAATTGATAGTATAAACTTTAGTTCGTTAAATGATACTcatttgataaaaaaataaaagtttaaatcgatagatgtagaaataaatttagttaatatttatatcaacACGTATTCAAACAATTCTTAATGGATATACTTTAGGAATATTTACATGAGAGgtgatttttttcttaatattgATGCCAAAATTTGtacatatatataacaaaatatattgcATATGTTTCACATattccattttgcaaataaccagaaactatatattataatgAGGTTAAAATTCTATAGCATATACATAATTGTCACTCAAAATTCTATAGCATATACATAATTCTCACTCAACCTCCAACGAACAAAAGTGATCCCTCTAGGGTTATCCAAAGAATGTGGGACCCATTATTAAAAAGaccaaaagaaaattaaggaatatgaaaattttgtttcatAACTATAGCCAATCACTAAAAAATATTCTTTGCATTCTTAAAGGTAGTTGGAACCTTAGAAAGTCATAGCATTAtataattgaaaagaaaaagaaaggaagagcTTAGAAGTTTTGGACTTTGGCATATCTTGCAATCAAAGCAACATTTGGTTCATTTAAAACAAAAGAGGCAAATACAAAATCAATCTTCTATTAATTGATCtctctttaattaattattcatttataattccaTATTTAATGGTTGGCAAAATAATATTCTTATATAGTGTTTAAAAAGGCATTCAAATGCTTACATTAATAGTCCAAGAAAAGAACCTGAATCCCCTTTTGATGTCTTGAGTTTCATGCAAGAAACCCTAAAGTAAGagatgaaattttaaaaaagtgtTGTAAATAATGAGAGAAAAGAGAATACAAGGCAAGTTTATTAGTTAAATCATTCCAACATCCAAACTTGCAAAACCTCTCTTATATATTAATCCATTCTCATTTCCTTCTTTTTGTAGTACTCTTCTTAAAGCAAAGCCTCTTCAATCAAAGTTGGCTTCTTTTCCTTAGCAGAGAACTATCCATCATTGAGCATGGCAGGTCCTCCGCAGCCACCGTCGCGAGCTGGCCCCTCAAGGATATTGCGTTTTGTCATAATTTTCTTAGTGGCATTGATCATACTCGTTGGCCTTGCCGTGCTCATTATCTGGCTGACTATTAGGCCGAAACGATTAAGCTACACGGTGGAAAGCGCAGAGGTCCACAACTTCGACATGACCAACACCCAACTCAATGCATCCTTTAGTTTTGGGGTAAGAGCATATAATCCCAATAAACGAGTCTCGGTTTACTATGATTCCATCACCGCCACGGTTGGGTTCGGTGATCAAGACTTGGCGTTTGGCGTGCTCAGTCCTTTCTACCAACCTCACAAAGACGAGCAATGGTTGAACATCCACCTCAACGCTCAAAACTTTCTATTGCACGATTCTGTGTCGAAGGATTTGGCACTTGAAAGGTCAGCAGGAGAGATGGATTTGGATCTTTGGATCAAGGCAAGAATTAGGTTTAAGGTTGGGGTATGGAAGTCGGCGCATAGGACGCTTCGAATCCGGTGTTCGCCGGTGATTGTCTACTTGTCTAAATCCAAGACTTTCAAGAAGACTACTTGCTTTACAGAAGTCTAAGGTTATGGAATTTGGTTTTTTTGCTTTTATCAaaagtgtttttcttttttccttcttacTTTCTGAAAATTGTATTGTTGGTGTGGTTGTTGGGTTAATCTTTCAAGTGTTGAATTTGTGAGCTGTGATTGTTGCTTGGTTTTCATTTATGTATATGCTCtttttgatcattttttttgctCAGTACAAATGTCAGTCCATTCTTTAACAAATAAGTGCAACCATTTgtaatttgatttgatttaaataatttaaattttttatgtatatgtttattgttttcTATATTGGAAGTTCAAACAGTTCTTTCCATGACTGttcttaaaatatattttatgtgGATTTGTAAATCTCATTGttgatatatatacatattgtATAAATGAAGTTGGGAgttttttatcttcttcttttttcttcctttctggACAAAAAAAGATGGACTAAATTTCTCTCCTATCACATTATATATAAGTATGACACTCATTGATAGCATTATTGTCACAAATGCTATATGCATGCTAGTGGAGAAAGCTCACTATGAGCATGCATTTGTTTTAAATTCTTTAGTTTGTCATTATTAAtcttatttaaataatatttgaggacattttcaaatatagtaaaacaaattaaaatatttacaatatatagcaaaattttgaattttattaatgatagacacTGATAAACTTTTATTACTGTCTATTAATATAACTAATAGAAACATATAAGTGTCTATCGATGTTGATACAatctgaaattttactatatgttataaatatttcgTCAAATTTGCCATTTTTAACAATTCTTCTGATATTTGACTTTTGTTTCAGTTGAAAAATGTAGTTTATTGAATTCCCTAAATCAAGAATATGGATATGGTAGTCAATAAGATATACATATTTTCCTAAACAAAACAAGATAAATATATTAGGGATATTTGTTTGAGCACAAAGAGAGGAATGACAGAGAGCGAAGTGGACTGAACTATAATAGTTCACTTTTTGTTTGGGGTTAGTTTTAGTCGGAGATAGGACCAACAATTTAAAATAACTCATATGCCCTTATTATTCTTCAACCTTTGAGGTGTTTGTTTTAAGGATTGGGAAGTTCGTCGATCAATTTTTAGACACCACCTTAAGGTAAAATCGCTAGCCAATCTCTAACTACCACTTCCAATGATCTCATTGGCAAACGTTCAACAACAAACTCTAACGACCAGCGCCAACGTCTAATCCCTGTTGACCTCGAGTAACCTTGAAAAGTTTTAGTAAAATACTTTTATTACTTaacaaatcaaacaaaacttatatatacaattacttCTAAAAAAGAGTTGTCAAACACTACATTTATGTTTGGGatcttttcaaaatataaaaaagcggcataATACTTACACTCTATATATAACAATTCCAAGAACGGAAAAAGCTCAATGGCCCATCGTgtaaataccaaaaatgcctcgtcaaccacgccgtcaataacgcacgcgtaatatattttcgattgtttagatttggttattatttgatacgcgatcgtttatatatgattacaatttatacgcgatcgtttagatttgactacaatttatacgcgatcctttagatatggttacaatttatcttttcaattccatcatttaattttgttacatgatcgtttaatttagttacctttaaatttggttaaacgatcgtttagatttggggacccaaatctaaaagattttttttttcaaaatttggtacactatttttttttaattcttttgttacacgatcatttagatttctttacatgatcgtttacttttttttatacgattgtttactttttttacacgatcgtttacatttggctacttcaatccaaataattttttttcaagattctttatacacgatcttttatttttttttacacgatcgtttgcttttttttttaaacgatcatttacatttggctatgccaatctaaatgaatttttttaaatattctttatacatttatttttttaacacgattatttactttttttacacgatcgtttacattggtttctccaatctaaataatttttttcaagagtttttatacacgatcttttactttttttacacgattgtttacttttttacacgatagtttacatttggttacttgaatctaaatgattttttttcaagattctttatacacgatcttttagattatgctattttttgtacacgacgtaaaaaaagaaaagagaagaagaaagatgatgaaaagaaatcgtagcaaaaaaagaagaggaaaagtagaaagacaatggaaaagcgaaaaaaaaagagaaaaagaagaaaaacaatggaaagattaaacgacgtaaataaagaattgaaaaataagaaagatggtgaaaagaaattgcagaaaaaaataggaaagaagaaagacgaaatcgcacaAGGAAGACGATAAAGAAATAGCAGGGAAGACAAATCGCAAAATAAAGATGAAAtgacaaacctaaaatatttttaaaatggctaaatttatgggttttgttataaatagtttggtacttttttgttagtttccccttcaaatttttattttaagaaatctTTATCAAAAGggataaataaaaatgaatttttaaatttttttttaaggctcattgtttaattataataatattttctaaaatagaCTCTTTCATTCTTCTATATTTTTtgagtcattttttttttaaattattataattattagaTTATCTTTTTCAAACTCTCTCTCTTTCCTTCGTTGTTTAAAATTATGTTTCCTTCAATTTAAGAAATAGTGCTAactatatatatgatatatactttatattgaaatttttatgttaaaatcttataaaatcaaaatattaaattttaaaaaaggtaACAAATTAACTAGAAAAGTGTAAGGTAAAAATCGACTATCTTTTcgaataata comes from Cucumis melo cultivar AY chromosome 12, USDA_Cmelo_AY_1.0, whole genome shotgun sequence and encodes:
- the LOC103502251 gene encoding uncharacterized protein At1g08160, whose translation is MAGPPQPPSRAGPSRILRFVIIFLVALIILVGLAVLIIWLTIRPKRLSYTVESAEVHNFDMTNTQLNASFSFGVRAYNPNKRVSVYYDSITATVGFGDQDLAFGVLSPFYQPHKDEQWLNIHLNAQNFLLHDSVSKDLALERSAGEMDLDLWIKARIRFKVGVWKSAHRTLRIRCSPVIVYLSKSKTFKKTTCFTEV